The Rhodocytophaga rosea genome has a segment encoding these proteins:
- the tnpA gene encoding IS66 family insertion sequence element accessory protein TnpA → MTQIRTQKEMFPLVAEWLASGISQKEFGQRHGFALHIMPYWVSRYRKVHGSTQPTPAASTGFIQLPTSQATISPMEVALPSGTIIRFSSLIPVSYLHELLTSCSR, encoded by the coding sequence ATGACACAAATCAGAACCCAAAAGGAAATGTTTCCGCTGGTAGCAGAGTGGCTAGCAAGCGGCATCAGCCAAAAAGAGTTTGGCCAAAGACATGGATTTGCGCTACATATTATGCCCTATTGGGTGAGTAGGTACCGGAAGGTGCATGGATCAACTCAACCCACACCTGCTGCAAGCACAGGATTTATTCAATTACCCACCTCTCAAGCTACTATAAGCCCTATGGAAGTGGCTTTACCCTCTGGAACAATCATCCGTTTCTCCTCCCTGATTCCGGTCAGTTACCTACACGAGTTACTCACTTCATGTTCGCGTTAA
- a CDS encoding ISL3 family transposase produces the protein MIPTLLLPASQILIESIEKREQLLEITLSSQTTIALCPDCKTEQNHVHSRYIRKAGDLPWAAFTIKLQLIVRRFFCYNEDCSRKTFAERLSFLSPYARRTARLNERLTSMAFATSAQAGSRLSALFAMPVSSSTMLRLMHGYRVEPAQTPSVLGVDDFAFCKRKNYGTILVDNLQGQVIDLLPDRLPETLSDWLKMHPEIEYITRDRAAAYGEGSTKGAPQAIQVADRWHLLVNLSDALKRFLDGQASALYQAGMELAQQAIDETPAPESKEAISIEEKPPSAKEIMFEKVKELAAKGYSGRAISRLLSLSRVTVSRYLQHQMLPAYPTRKGGTKFTPFIDFIAKHWQEGNGNRYQLYLLLKEQGYKGCYGNLCKFLNQYPKQASITPKPIVVPIASRKTAMLLSRLADDLSEKQQKELRVILDHCPKAAAIHPLVLEFVIMVRNKQSQLLDDWLQKASNCQVAGIASFAKGLTTDYEAVKAALQYSHSNGPVEGQVNRLKLIKRQAYGRAGFNLLRKRVLVKI, from the coding sequence GTGATACCAACCCTTTTATTACCAGCTTCCCAAATTCTGATAGAGTCAATTGAGAAGCGGGAGCAACTACTTGAAATTACCCTCAGTTCTCAAACTACTATTGCCCTCTGCCCGGATTGTAAAACAGAACAAAACCATGTCCATAGCCGCTACATAAGAAAAGCAGGTGACTTGCCTTGGGCAGCTTTCACTATAAAGTTACAGCTAATTGTCAGACGCTTCTTCTGCTACAATGAAGACTGTAGCCGTAAAACTTTTGCAGAAAGGCTCTCCTTTCTTTCACCCTATGCCAGACGCACGGCACGCTTGAATGAGCGATTAACTTCTATGGCTTTTGCTACCAGTGCCCAAGCAGGTAGCAGACTTTCTGCTCTATTTGCTATGCCTGTAAGCAGTTCTACCATGCTACGCCTGATGCATGGCTACAGGGTTGAACCCGCTCAAACACCTTCTGTGCTAGGTGTGGATGATTTTGCTTTCTGTAAAAGAAAAAACTACGGTACCATCTTGGTAGATAATCTACAAGGACAGGTGATTGATCTGCTACCTGACCGACTACCGGAAACCTTGTCGGATTGGCTAAAAATGCATCCCGAGATTGAGTACATCACCAGAGACAGGGCTGCTGCTTATGGGGAAGGATCTACAAAGGGTGCACCACAGGCCATACAAGTGGCAGACCGCTGGCACCTTTTAGTTAACTTATCTGATGCCTTGAAAAGATTCTTGGATGGGCAGGCAAGTGCGCTTTATCAAGCAGGTATGGAATTAGCTCAACAAGCTATTGATGAAACACCTGCCCCTGAGTCCAAAGAAGCTATCTCTATTGAAGAAAAACCACCTTCAGCTAAAGAGATCATGTTTGAAAAAGTGAAAGAACTGGCAGCTAAAGGGTATTCCGGCAGAGCTATCAGCCGGCTGCTTTCCCTGAGCCGTGTAACTGTTAGCCGCTATCTGCAACACCAAATGCTGCCTGCTTATCCAACTCGAAAAGGAGGCACCAAGTTTACTCCTTTCATTGATTTTATTGCTAAGCACTGGCAAGAGGGTAATGGCAACCGCTACCAATTGTATTTGCTACTCAAAGAGCAAGGCTACAAAGGATGCTACGGGAACTTGTGCAAATTTTTGAACCAATATCCCAAACAAGCTTCAATAACCCCCAAACCCATAGTTGTACCTATTGCATCCAGAAAAACTGCCATGCTACTTTCCCGTTTAGCCGATGATCTGTCAGAGAAGCAACAAAAAGAACTAAGGGTGATTCTTGACCATTGCCCAAAGGCTGCCGCTATACATCCACTTGTGTTAGAATTTGTGATAATGGTGCGTAATAAGCAATCTCAACTCCTGGATGATTGGCTGCAAAAAGCAAGTAATTGCCAAGTTGCCGGAATCGCAAGTTTTGCAAAAGGACTTACAACGGATTATGAAGCAGTAAAAGCTGCTTTGCAATACAGCCACAGTAATGGCCCGGTAGAGGGGCAGGTTAACAGGCTCAAACTAATCAAAAGGCAGGCCTATGGCAGAGCCGGATTTAATCTGTTGCGCAAAAGAGTTCTGGTGAAAATCTAA
- a CDS encoding DUF4440 domain-containing protein: MRYFNILIVFLILVGCHQPSEQVSSKEIEQIKSDIIKRSEKHAADLENMDYQSVMAFYAKDLIVFGDGYYWGDYLTMDGIWKNILGEGGWKKMVKWDLQNHKIHVHSANAASYLVEFDHAHLVENGDTVRSSGCFTYGMQKVDGEWKAVTAHVSHIAFRTDDEKWWSKYSPSKTTNIAE, encoded by the coding sequence ATGAGGTATTTTAACATTTTAATTGTTTTTCTAATACTTGTTGGTTGCCATCAGCCATCAGAACAAGTATCAAGTAAGGAAATCGAACAAATAAAAAGCGATATCATCAAGCGGTCTGAGAAGCATGCTGCTGATTTGGAAAACATGGACTACCAATCAGTCATGGCCTTCTATGCAAAGGACCTCATCGTTTTTGGAGATGGCTATTATTGGGGAGATTACTTAACTATGGATGGCATCTGGAAGAATATCTTGGGAGAAGGTGGTTGGAAAAAAATGGTAAAATGGGATTTGCAGAACCATAAAATTCATGTTCATTCAGCAAACGCTGCTTCCTATTTGGTTGAGTTTGACCATGCACATTTAGTAGAAAATGGGGATACCGTCAGAAGTTCAGGATGCTTTACCTATGGCATGCAGAAAGTGGATGGGGAATGGAAAGCTGTAACGGCACATGTCTCCCATATTGCTTTCAGAACAGATGATGAAAAATGGTGGTCTAAATACTCACCTTCAAAAACAACAAACATAGCAGAATGA
- the tnpC gene encoding IS66 family transposase, whose product MSATPLLSTVQQQALLEENEQLREEIKELKRLIFGSKRERFVPQVNTAQLSLELISSSSEPAVVVKQTISYERAVKQIAKKAIRGGFPTHLPRIDVILQPKEDVSGMRKIGEEITEELDLKPASLFVRRYIRPRYVSKEETFHIAVLPARPIEKGMPGAGLLSQIIADKFVSHLPFYRQAQRYEQLGMKIPASSLDGWFEGACALLEPLYQALRLHILASTYLQADETPIAVLDKQKKGDTHQGYHWVYYSPEERLVLFEYQPGRGKDGPAKLLKNYKGYLQTDGYVAYDQFETREDIVLVGCMAHARRYFEHALDNDKARAEKVLLWIQQLYAVEREAREKNLSTADRYLLRQQKARPVMDLLGEWLVAEHSKVLPKSAIGKAIYYLVARYNKIYLYLEDGRLEIDNNPVENAIRPVALGRKNYLFAGSHAGAQRAAIVYSLLGSCKLQGINAHDYLQDVLQRLPNQPINQLKELLPSFWKKINSSPQLQI is encoded by the coding sequence ATGTCTGCTACGCCCCTGTTATCTACTGTCCAGCAACAAGCCTTATTAGAGGAGAATGAGCAATTGCGAGAGGAAATCAAAGAACTCAAACGGCTTATCTTTGGTAGTAAAAGGGAACGTTTTGTGCCACAAGTTAATACTGCACAACTGAGTCTAGAGTTAATTTCCTCAAGCAGTGAACCTGCTGTAGTGGTCAAGCAGACCATCAGTTATGAGCGGGCAGTCAAACAAATAGCTAAAAAAGCCATTCGTGGCGGTTTTCCTACACATCTGCCACGCATTGATGTGATCTTACAACCCAAAGAAGATGTATCAGGTATGCGCAAAATCGGTGAAGAAATCACCGAGGAGTTAGATTTAAAACCGGCTTCCCTGTTTGTCCGCCGCTACATCCGCCCCCGTTATGTGAGCAAGGAGGAGACTTTTCATATAGCTGTTTTACCTGCACGCCCGATAGAAAAAGGTATGCCCGGGGCAGGTTTGCTCTCCCAAATTATTGCAGATAAGTTTGTCTCTCATCTGCCTTTCTACCGGCAGGCACAGCGCTATGAGCAGTTGGGCATGAAAATTCCTGCCTCCAGTTTGGATGGCTGGTTTGAAGGGGCTTGCGCCTTACTAGAACCACTCTATCAAGCCTTGCGCTTACACATCCTTGCTTCTACTTATCTGCAAGCAGATGAGACACCTATCGCTGTCTTAGATAAGCAAAAGAAGGGAGATACCCACCAAGGCTACCATTGGGTGTATTACTCACCCGAAGAGAGACTGGTGCTGTTTGAGTACCAACCCGGCAGAGGCAAAGATGGACCGGCTAAACTGCTAAAAAACTACAAAGGCTATCTGCAAACAGATGGCTATGTCGCTTATGATCAGTTCGAAACAAGAGAAGATATCGTATTAGTGGGTTGTATGGCCCATGCCCGCAGATATTTTGAGCATGCTTTGGATAACGACAAAGCAAGGGCAGAAAAAGTACTGCTCTGGATTCAGCAGCTATATGCGGTAGAAAGAGAAGCCCGGGAGAAAAACCTCTCTACAGCAGATCGTTATTTATTGCGCCAGCAAAAAGCTCGTCCGGTAATGGATCTGCTTGGAGAATGGTTAGTAGCAGAGCACAGTAAAGTACTTCCCAAAAGTGCCATTGGCAAAGCGATCTACTACCTTGTAGCCCGCTACAATAAGATCTATTTGTATTTAGAAGATGGTAGACTAGAAATAGATAACAATCCGGTGGAGAACGCTATTCGGCCTGTGGCTCTTGGACGCAAAAATTATCTCTTTGCTGGTTCTCATGCCGGAGCACAACGGGCGGCTATTGTCTACAGCCTGCTTGGCAGTTGTAAACTGCAAGGCATTAATGCCCATGACTATTTACAAGATGTCTTGCAAAGATTGCCTAACCAGCCTATCAACCAACTTAAAGAACTACTGCCTTCCTTTTGGAAAAAAATTAATTCATCACCTCAATTACAGATATAG
- a CDS encoding acyl-CoA dehydrogenase family protein — protein sequence MTFFFEQPAAYLDKKLIDTLRAFAQETESLMHLHPKQLALIYQQQWLYMLVPKVYGGKEISLPEVLQTLEALSYADGSVGWVVTLCSGAGWFGGFLDPGP from the coding sequence ATGACGTTTTTTTTTGAACAGCCAGCTGCCTATCTAGACAAAAAATTAATTGATACCCTCCGTGCATTTGCTCAGGAAACTGAAAGTCTTATGCATTTGCATCCAAAACAGCTTGCCCTCATTTACCAACAGCAATGGTTGTACATGCTGGTTCCCAAAGTATACGGAGGAAAGGAAATTTCCCTTCCGGAAGTTTTACAAACCCTTGAAGCCTTAAGCTATGCTGATGGCAGCGTTGGCTGGGTGGTTACACTATGTAGTGGGGCCGGATGGTTTGGGGGCTTTTTAGATCCTGGCCCATGA
- the tnpB gene encoding IS66 family insertion sequence element accessory protein TnpB (TnpB, as the term is used for proteins encoded by IS66 family insertion elements, is considered an accessory protein, since TnpC, encoded by a neighboring gene, is a DDE family transposase.) produces the protein MFALTASQRFFLYGQAVDMRKSFDALSGIVSTDMGKDVLSGDVYIFIGKSRDKIKLLVWEKAGFVLYYKRLEAGTFHLPKSGQYSLSYSELCLLIEGVEVEVKQRHKRYGVL, from the coding sequence ATGTTCGCGTTAACAGCCTCGCAAAGATTCTTTCTCTATGGGCAGGCAGTGGATATGCGTAAAAGTTTTGATGCCTTAAGTGGAATTGTTTCTACAGATATGGGTAAAGATGTCTTGTCAGGGGATGTGTATATTTTCATAGGTAAAAGCAGAGATAAGATTAAACTACTAGTGTGGGAGAAAGCAGGCTTTGTATTATACTATAAGCGTTTGGAAGCAGGCACTTTTCACCTGCCCAAAAGTGGGCAGTATAGTTTATCTTACAGCGAATTGTGTTTATTGATTGAAGGGGTGGAGGTGGAGGTCAAACAAAGGCATAAACGCTATGGGGTCCTGTAG
- a CDS encoding energy transducer TonB, with the protein MRKFLTVLFVILSTLTFATSKINNNAYKSDTIYSYDEVDTKPTVEKGMESLYKKWNSVVKYPAKARINNIEGKLFVSFIVDEMGNITDYKVEEGLGYGCDEAAIKALIKTKLQWTPGIKDGKPVKVRLVLPFAFKLT; encoded by the coding sequence ATGAGAAAATTTCTAACAGTTTTATTTGTGATACTATCAACCCTCACATTTGCAACATCCAAAATCAACAACAACGCTTATAAATCCGATACGATCTATTCCTACGACGAGGTGGACACTAAGCCGACAGTGGAGAAAGGAATGGAGTCATTATATAAAAAATGGAATTCTGTAGTGAAGTACCCTGCAAAAGCAAGAATAAACAATATTGAAGGAAAACTTTTTGTTTCTTTTATTGTAGACGAGATGGGCAATATCACCGATTACAAGGTTGAAGAAGGGCTCGGATATGGCTGTGACGAGGCTGCAATCAAGGCTTTGATAAAGACTAAGCTACAATGGACGCCAGGAATAAAAGATGGAAAGCCTGTCAAAGTCCGACTGGTTTTACCATTTGCATTTAAGCTTACTTAA
- a CDS encoding acyl-CoA dehydrogenase family protein: MHEQGQPLYNPDGTPLIQAFLLKKEEVILHTTWQAMGMKATGSHSFEARSIPVSQNRYFSISTEEATITNSLYQYPFLQLAQTTLVVTISGMAVRFLDLFTSLQEQKIKSNTGKADSILEVINTTKAQLQTSRKGFYDTVWLSWKALQGEGVSTDLALKAISDSSLSLVQLCRCSINLLFPYGGLEVVKAESEINRVWRNFHTASQHVLLKPEAQQAIL, from the coding sequence GTGCACGAACAGGGACAGCCACTCTATAATCCCGATGGCACACCATTGATTCAAGCATTTTTACTTAAAAAGGAAGAAGTAATCCTGCATACAACCTGGCAAGCCATGGGTATGAAGGCAACTGGTAGTCATTCATTTGAGGCAAGATCAATTCCTGTGTCTCAAAACCGCTACTTTTCTATCAGCACTGAGGAAGCAACCATTACTAATTCCCTCTACCAGTATCCCTTTTTACAACTTGCCCAAACTACTTTAGTTGTTACCATTTCTGGTATGGCTGTACGTTTTTTAGATCTGTTTACAAGTCTGCAGGAACAGAAAATAAAAAGCAATACAGGCAAAGCAGATTCAATACTCGAAGTAATCAACACCACAAAAGCTCAATTGCAGACAAGCCGGAAAGGGTTTTATGATACAGTATGGTTATCCTGGAAAGCGCTGCAAGGAGAAGGGGTTAGTACAGACCTAGCTTTAAAGGCAATCAGTGATAGCAGCCTGAGTTTAGTTCAACTCTGCCGTTGCAGTATAAATCTACTCTTTCCTTATGGCGGATTGGAAGTAGTCAAGGCAGAGAGCGAAATAAACCGGGTGTGGAGAAATTTTCATACAGCCAGCCAACATGTTTTATTAAAGCCGGAAGCGCAACAAGCAATTTTATGA
- a CDS encoding cupin domain-containing protein: protein MKLNKEAIPVAMQAPGTIMRNLPGYGGMTVAFNQMPAGTDLGPLLQGLKNNSCQCPHWGYVLEGEIVMKYDDGTEETLMTGDVFYMQPGHTAVVKKDTKLIDFSPEKQLKEVLEHVAKKMAEFS from the coding sequence ATGAAACTCAACAAAGAAGCCATTCCGGTAGCAATGCAAGCGCCGGGAACCATCATGAGAAACCTGCCCGGTTATGGAGGGATGACAGTTGCCTTTAATCAAATGCCGGCAGGCACAGACCTTGGTCCCCTACTGCAAGGATTAAAGAATAATAGTTGCCAATGCCCACATTGGGGATATGTCTTGGAGGGGGAGATAGTGATGAAATATGATGATGGGACAGAAGAGACCTTAATGACCGGCGATGTTTTTTACATGCAGCCAGGACATACGGCTGTGGTTAAAAAGGATACGAAATTAATTGATTTTAGTCCTGAGAAACAACTCAAGGAAGTGTTGGAGCATGTGGCTAAAAAGATGGCTGAATTCTCCTGA
- a CDS encoding VOC family protein: MKNVLLTGILIVSLLTIIFGFKRSKSMVHTVDIGVVVTDLEKSLEFYTHILGMEQTGTWRSSREMSTKYDVNSGKAFDIIDLKLDCDGYILKYKLNKTEGNIPKETVASGKEYYGFEKIGSRYLTINVESIDPFIKRMKENHIRYKLVTLPNGHRVVLLHDPDGALLELASD, encoded by the coding sequence ATGAAAAATGTATTACTTACCGGGATTCTTATTGTTTCTTTATTAACCATAATTTTCGGGTTTAAAAGAAGTAAAAGTATGGTTCATACAGTGGATATAGGCGTAGTTGTAACAGATCTGGAAAAATCGTTAGAATTTTACACCCATATTTTGGGAATGGAGCAAACCGGTACCTGGCGCTCATCCAGGGAAATGTCTACAAAATATGATGTAAATAGTGGAAAGGCTTTTGATATTATTGACTTAAAGCTGGATTGCGATGGTTACATTTTAAAATATAAACTAAACAAAACAGAAGGTAACATTCCAAAAGAAACAGTAGCGAGTGGAAAAGAGTATTATGGATTTGAGAAAATTGGTTCAAGATATTTGACTATAAATGTAGAAAGCATCGATCCTTTCATAAAGAGAATGAAAGAGAATCACATTAGATATAAATTGGTTACCCTTCCAAATGGACATCGTGTTGTGCTTCTTCATGATCCGGACGGAGCCTTATTAGAACTAGCAAGCGATTAG
- a CDS encoding esterase, whose product MRQKKWFPFFLAACLFILASVFSPSAYSQMPQRQPTPNDTLKSPQVLSDHRVKISIYAPKASEVTVSGDFPGGSPSMKLEKGEIGVWSVTIGPLKPDYYTYTLTVDGVRTMDPKNPVIKQGINSLENMMAVSGQETAFQDNKSVPHGEVRQVWYQSTSLDMPRRMHVYTPPGYEKSNTKYPVFYLLHGGGDDDSGWSTVGRANFILDNLLAAGKAKPMIVVMPNGSMPIRSTPGAMNPQAMTQMRTMFADELLKEVMPYVEKNYRILTGRENQAIAGLSMGGFQTLDVTLSHGDLFNYVGVFSSGFFGPSIDEAETKYAKVLQDPNFNKSKKLFWVEIGKDDFVMEANKKTLALLDKHQIKYQYKETEGGHTWINWRQYLNEFAPLLFR is encoded by the coding sequence ATGAGACAGAAAAAATGGTTCCCATTCTTCCTAGCTGCTTGCTTGTTTATACTAGCTTCAGTTTTCTCTCCGAGTGCTTATAGTCAAATGCCACAGCGGCAACCCACACCTAACGATACCTTGAAATCGCCACAAGTCTTGTCTGACCATCGGGTAAAAATCAGTATTTATGCGCCTAAAGCGAGTGAGGTTACAGTAAGTGGTGATTTTCCTGGTGGATCCCCTAGTATGAAATTAGAAAAAGGAGAGATCGGAGTCTGGTCTGTAACCATTGGCCCTCTCAAGCCTGATTATTACACCTACACCCTTACAGTGGATGGGGTTCGCACCATGGACCCGAAAAATCCGGTAATTAAGCAGGGGATCAACAGCCTGGAAAATATGATGGCTGTATCCGGGCAAGAAACAGCTTTCCAGGATAATAAATCTGTTCCACATGGAGAGGTGCGCCAGGTTTGGTATCAGTCTACCTCCCTTGATATGCCCCGGCGAATGCATGTGTATACACCCCCAGGGTATGAGAAAAGTAACACCAAATACCCGGTGTTTTATCTGTTACATGGCGGAGGTGACGACGATTCAGGATGGAGCACGGTAGGCCGTGCTAATTTCATCCTAGATAACCTACTGGCAGCAGGAAAGGCAAAACCCATGATCGTAGTGATGCCTAATGGAAGTATGCCCATTCGTAGCACACCCGGAGCGATGAACCCTCAGGCGATGACACAGATGCGGACTATGTTTGCTGATGAGCTTCTCAAAGAAGTGATGCCTTATGTGGAGAAAAACTACCGGATACTTACTGGCCGTGAAAATCAAGCGATTGCTGGACTCTCGATGGGTGGCTTTCAAACGTTGGATGTCACCCTAAGTCATGGGGACCTGTTTAATTATGTAGGCGTATTTAGCTCTGGTTTTTTTGGACCAAGTATTGATGAGGCGGAGACCAAATATGCCAAGGTATTACAAGACCCCAACTTTAACAAAAGTAAAAAACTCTTCTGGGTTGAAATTGGGAAGGATGATTTTGTCATGGAGGCCAATAAAAAAACGCTAGCCTTGCTAGACAAACATCAAATCAAGTATCAGTATAAGGAAACAGAAGGAGGACATACCTGGATCAATTGGCGGCAATATCTGAATGAATTTGCACCATTGCTTTTTCGCTAA